The Magnolia sinica isolate HGM2019 chromosome 10, MsV1, whole genome shotgun sequence genome includes a window with the following:
- the LOC131217058 gene encoding uncharacterized protein LOC131217058 isoform X7 — MEKNDHGAANNIPRISSQSEQNEQPEFGFQPDYGGTLFDDTIFQTNHLQGIPLPHIFGRGSKRDFARSSQPHNFGLMDDGENVVGNLSLNYGVEPDPQHILNAESTCPSRVGSITTNFQSCDHRTTTSSSIAMSDPLQSGRPQGPQIGSSLGNIEGSGNARFWSHDHQRLIYRPECLPSLQRNTLQRPQLDGSILSLGINTTDGDPFNGHAGTAMSGNTVMANAMLSNRLSGPLIDGSFLTTGHGGDSDVGFQVNDYSGSGRFLSMQGNMGARNLPRNHGRLMGVTNIGAGLNPFVNLQTPQVQGPYQVAVPSNQFIGLGGVGDVRCTDPRGSFYCNPFSTSIPPISFQPAILNNEQNRWATRSSVVQEPGILSIDLSRSPLHEQQQQQQQRRRRRRRYLHNISGPNANIFAPQIRNPYGTFDPLRGFTASAQEEAGRFGRTDNHHVAPVWSRWRTNNTLQHCTAPPVVGTIGGIAAQSHSGLHGPTNGSSTNWSLNNQSTSSAHQARTPFFLESVANVNHREMLNLADAGGLVHPAKGLRGRAAKSKSIQTATGGKLTVQDNLSIQPTNCHPSQAYEKKEIRIIQPSAKALQVFPEPQLNGHHLSMDLMGPPHPQNKVTTKTTSDGDLMTINLPASRLERSATFAKGMLITHRQAPCPGPAGQFLLRFSHASTYFMRNAC, encoded by the exons ATGGAGAAGAATGATCATGGCGCTGCTAACAACATTCCTAGAATCTCTTCTCAATCAGAGCAAAATGAACAACCTGAATTTGGCTTTCAACCTGATTATGGAGGGACCTTGTTTGATGATACGATTTTCCAAACCAATCATCTTCAGGGCATCCCACTGCCCCACATTTTTGGTCGAGGTTCCAAACGAGATTTCGCCAGAAGTTCTCAACCACACAATTTTGGTTTAATGGATGATGGGGAAAATGTCGTCGGCAATCTTTCACTGAATTACGGTGTAGAACCTGATCCTCAGCACATCCTAAATGCGGAGTCCACTTGTCCGTCTCGTGTAGGAAGTATTACCACAAATTTTCAATCTTGCGATCATCGCACAACAACCAGCAGTAGTATCGCTATGAGCGATCCACTCCAATCCGGTAGACCCCAAGGACCACAGATTGGCAGCAGTTTGGGGAATATAGAAGGTAGCGGAAATGCCAGATTTTGGTCCCATGATCATCAAAGATTGATATATCGTCCTGAATGCTTACCTTCACTCCAGCGTAATACCCTCCAAAGGCCACAACTTGATGGAAGCATCTTAAGCCTTGGAATTAACACAACTGATGGAGATCCATTTAATGGTCATGCAGGAACAGCAATGTCTGGTAACACTGTCATGGCCAATGCAATGCTATCGAATAGGCTTAGTGGGCCGCTTATTGATGGAAGTTTTCTTACTACCGGGCATGGAGGTGATAGTGATGTTGGGTTTCAAGTGAATGATTATAGCGGAAGTGGACGCTTTTTGAGCATGCAAGGTAACATGGGAGCCAGAAATCTTCCAAGGAACCATGGCAGGCTGATGGGTGTAACTAACATTGGAGCTGGTCTTAACCCATTCGTCAACCTACAAACACCACAAGTTCAAGGGCCATATCAAGTTGCTGTCCCAAGCAACCAATTTATAGGACTTGGAGGTGTTGGAGATGTAAGATGTACAGATCCTCGTGGGAGCTTCTATTGTAATCCTTTTTCCACTTCTATTCCACCCATCAGTTTCCAGCCGGCAATTCTCAATAATGAGcagaataggtgggccacacgctccAGTGTAGTTCAGGAACCTGGTATTTTGTCCATAGATCTCAGCAGATCACCTCTTCacgaacaacaacaacaacagcagcagcggcGGCGGCGGCGGCGGCGTTATCTGCATAACATTAGTGGACCAAATGCTAATATATTTGCACCACAAATTCGCAATCCATACGGTACATTTGATCCATTGCGTGGTTTTACTGCAAGTGCTCAAGAGGAAGCTGGGCGATTTGGACGCACGGATAATCATCACGTGGCCCCTGTCTGGAGTAGATGGAGAACCAATAACACATTACAGCATTGTACGGCACCTCCTGTTGTTGGAACCATAGGCGGCATTGCTGCACAAAGTCATTCAG GTCTCCATGGCCCAACAAATGGCAGCAGTACCAATTGGAGTTTAAACAACCAGTCTACTTCATCTGCACACCAGGCCCGCACTCCGTTCTTTCTTGAATCCGTTGCGAATGTTAATCACCGAG AAATGCTCAATTTAGCGGATGCAGGAGGCCTTGTTCACCCTGCTAAAGGTCTTCGTGGTCGAGCTGCTAAGAGTAAATCAATTCAAACAGCTACTGGAGGCAAGTTAACCGTACAAGACAATCTGAGCATCCAGCCCACCAACTGTCATCCCAGTCAAGCTTATGAGAAGAAAGAAATTCGAATTATCCAACCATCTGCTAAAG CATTGCAGGTTTTTCCAGAGCCCCAACTGAATGGACACCATCTCAGCATGGATTTGATGGGTCCACCACATCCTCAGAACAAAGTTACAACCAAAACTACATCAGATGGA GACCTGATGACTATCAATCTTCCAGCTTCCAGACTGGAGAGAAGTGCTACATTTGCAAAAGGGATGTTGATTACGCACCGACAGGCACCATGTCCAGGTCCAGC
- the LOC131217058 gene encoding uncharacterized protein LOC131217058 isoform X1: MEKNDHGAANNIPRISSQSEQNEQPEFGFQPDYGGTLFDDTIFQTNHLQGIPLPHIFGRGSKRDFARSSQPHNFGLMDDGENVVGNLSLNYGVEPDPQHILNAESTCPSRVGSITTNFQSCDHRTTTSSSIAMSDPLQSGRPQGPQIGSSLGNIEGSGNARFWSHDHQRLIYRPECLPSLQRNTLQRPQLDGSILSLGINTTDGDPFNGHAGTAMSGNTVMANAMLSNRLSGPLIDGSFLTTGHGGDSDVGFQVNDYSGSGRFLSMQGNMGARNLPRNHGRLMGVTNIGAGLNPFVNLQTPQVQGPYQVAVPSNQFIGLGGVGDVRCTDPRGSFYCNPFSTSIPPISFQPAILNNEQNRWATRSSVVQEPGILSIDLSRSPLHEQQQQQQQRRRRRRRYLHNISGPNANIFAPQIRNPYGTFDPLRGFTASAQEEAGRFGRTDNHHVAPVWSRWRTNNTLQHCTAPPVVGTIGGIAAQSHSGLHGPTNGSSTNWSLNNQSTSSAHQARTPFFLESVANVNHREMLNLADAGGLVHPAKGLRGRAAKSKSIQTATGGKLTVQDNLSIQPTNCHPSQAYEKKEIRIIQPSAKALQVFPEPQLNGHHLSMDLMGPPHPQNKVTTKTTSDGVSELFSLHALNINSYYTVIEQADKNNRKRGPDDYQSSSFQTGEKCYICKRDVDYAPTGTMSRSSGTIPTAVLACKHVFHEECLLSITPREQATDPPCIPCAMGER, from the exons ATGGAGAAGAATGATCATGGCGCTGCTAACAACATTCCTAGAATCTCTTCTCAATCAGAGCAAAATGAACAACCTGAATTTGGCTTTCAACCTGATTATGGAGGGACCTTGTTTGATGATACGATTTTCCAAACCAATCATCTTCAGGGCATCCCACTGCCCCACATTTTTGGTCGAGGTTCCAAACGAGATTTCGCCAGAAGTTCTCAACCACACAATTTTGGTTTAATGGATGATGGGGAAAATGTCGTCGGCAATCTTTCACTGAATTACGGTGTAGAACCTGATCCTCAGCACATCCTAAATGCGGAGTCCACTTGTCCGTCTCGTGTAGGAAGTATTACCACAAATTTTCAATCTTGCGATCATCGCACAACAACCAGCAGTAGTATCGCTATGAGCGATCCACTCCAATCCGGTAGACCCCAAGGACCACAGATTGGCAGCAGTTTGGGGAATATAGAAGGTAGCGGAAATGCCAGATTTTGGTCCCATGATCATCAAAGATTGATATATCGTCCTGAATGCTTACCTTCACTCCAGCGTAATACCCTCCAAAGGCCACAACTTGATGGAAGCATCTTAAGCCTTGGAATTAACACAACTGATGGAGATCCATTTAATGGTCATGCAGGAACAGCAATGTCTGGTAACACTGTCATGGCCAATGCAATGCTATCGAATAGGCTTAGTGGGCCGCTTATTGATGGAAGTTTTCTTACTACCGGGCATGGAGGTGATAGTGATGTTGGGTTTCAAGTGAATGATTATAGCGGAAGTGGACGCTTTTTGAGCATGCAAGGTAACATGGGAGCCAGAAATCTTCCAAGGAACCATGGCAGGCTGATGGGTGTAACTAACATTGGAGCTGGTCTTAACCCATTCGTCAACCTACAAACACCACAAGTTCAAGGGCCATATCAAGTTGCTGTCCCAAGCAACCAATTTATAGGACTTGGAGGTGTTGGAGATGTAAGATGTACAGATCCTCGTGGGAGCTTCTATTGTAATCCTTTTTCCACTTCTATTCCACCCATCAGTTTCCAGCCGGCAATTCTCAATAATGAGcagaataggtgggccacacgctccAGTGTAGTTCAGGAACCTGGTATTTTGTCCATAGATCTCAGCAGATCACCTCTTCacgaacaacaacaacaacagcagcagcggcGGCGGCGGCGGCGGCGTTATCTGCATAACATTAGTGGACCAAATGCTAATATATTTGCACCACAAATTCGCAATCCATACGGTACATTTGATCCATTGCGTGGTTTTACTGCAAGTGCTCAAGAGGAAGCTGGGCGATTTGGACGCACGGATAATCATCACGTGGCCCCTGTCTGGAGTAGATGGAGAACCAATAACACATTACAGCATTGTACGGCACCTCCTGTTGTTGGAACCATAGGCGGCATTGCTGCACAAAGTCATTCAG GTCTCCATGGCCCAACAAATGGCAGCAGTACCAATTGGAGTTTAAACAACCAGTCTACTTCATCTGCACACCAGGCCCGCACTCCGTTCTTTCTTGAATCCGTTGCGAATGTTAATCACCGAG AAATGCTCAATTTAGCGGATGCAGGAGGCCTTGTTCACCCTGCTAAAGGTCTTCGTGGTCGAGCTGCTAAGAGTAAATCAATTCAAACAGCTACTGGAGGCAAGTTAACCGTACAAGACAATCTGAGCATCCAGCCCACCAACTGTCATCCCAGTCAAGCTTATGAGAAGAAAGAAATTCGAATTATCCAACCATCTGCTAAAG CATTGCAGGTTTTTCCAGAGCCCCAACTGAATGGACACCATCTCAGCATGGATTTGATGGGTCCACCACATCCTCAGAACAAAGTTACAACCAAAACTACATCAGATGGAGTGAGTGAGCTTTTTTCTCTTCATGCCCTCAACATCAATTCTTACTACACAGTTATAGAGCAAGCTGACAAGAATAACAGAAAAAGAG GACCTGATGACTATCAATCTTCCAGCTTCCAGACTGGAGAGAAGTGCTACATTTGCAAAAGGGATGTTGATTACGCACCGACAGGCACCATGTCCAGGTCCAGC
- the LOC131217058 gene encoding uncharacterized protein LOC131217058 isoform X6: MEKNDHGAANNIPRISSQSEQNEQPEFGFQPDYGGTLFDDTIFQTNHLQGIPLPHIFGRGSKRDFARSSQPHNFGLMDDGENVVGNLSLNYGVEPDPQHILNAESTCPSRVGSITTNFQSCDHRTTTSSSIAMSDPLQSGRPQGPQIGSSLGNIEGSGNARFWSHDHQRLIYRPECLPSLQRNTLQRPQLDGSILSLGINTTDGDPFNGHAGTAMSGNTVMANAMLSNRLSGPLIDGSFLTTGHGGDSDVGFQVNDYSGSGRFLSMQGNMGARNLPRNHGRLMGVTNIGAGLNPFVNLQTPQVQGPYQVAVPSNQFIGLGGVGDVRCTDPRGSFYCNPFSTSIPPISFQPAILNNEQNRWATRSSVVQEPGILSIDLSRSPLHEQQQQQQQRRRRRRRYLHNISGPNANIFAPQIRNPYGTFDPLRGFTASAQEEAGRFGRTDNHHVAPVWSRWRTNNTLQHCTAPPVVGTIGGIAAQSHSEMLNLADAGGLVHPAKGLRGRAAKSKSIQTATGGKLTVQDNLSIQPTNCHPSQAYEKKEIRIIQPSAKALQVFPEPQLNGHHLSMDLMGPPHPQNKVTTKTTSDGVSELFSLHALNINSYYTVIEQADKNNRKRGPDDYQSSSFQTGEKCYICKRDVDYAPTGTMSRSSGTIPTAVLACKHVFHEECLLSITPREQATDPPCIPCAMGER; the protein is encoded by the exons ATGGAGAAGAATGATCATGGCGCTGCTAACAACATTCCTAGAATCTCTTCTCAATCAGAGCAAAATGAACAACCTGAATTTGGCTTTCAACCTGATTATGGAGGGACCTTGTTTGATGATACGATTTTCCAAACCAATCATCTTCAGGGCATCCCACTGCCCCACATTTTTGGTCGAGGTTCCAAACGAGATTTCGCCAGAAGTTCTCAACCACACAATTTTGGTTTAATGGATGATGGGGAAAATGTCGTCGGCAATCTTTCACTGAATTACGGTGTAGAACCTGATCCTCAGCACATCCTAAATGCGGAGTCCACTTGTCCGTCTCGTGTAGGAAGTATTACCACAAATTTTCAATCTTGCGATCATCGCACAACAACCAGCAGTAGTATCGCTATGAGCGATCCACTCCAATCCGGTAGACCCCAAGGACCACAGATTGGCAGCAGTTTGGGGAATATAGAAGGTAGCGGAAATGCCAGATTTTGGTCCCATGATCATCAAAGATTGATATATCGTCCTGAATGCTTACCTTCACTCCAGCGTAATACCCTCCAAAGGCCACAACTTGATGGAAGCATCTTAAGCCTTGGAATTAACACAACTGATGGAGATCCATTTAATGGTCATGCAGGAACAGCAATGTCTGGTAACACTGTCATGGCCAATGCAATGCTATCGAATAGGCTTAGTGGGCCGCTTATTGATGGAAGTTTTCTTACTACCGGGCATGGAGGTGATAGTGATGTTGGGTTTCAAGTGAATGATTATAGCGGAAGTGGACGCTTTTTGAGCATGCAAGGTAACATGGGAGCCAGAAATCTTCCAAGGAACCATGGCAGGCTGATGGGTGTAACTAACATTGGAGCTGGTCTTAACCCATTCGTCAACCTACAAACACCACAAGTTCAAGGGCCATATCAAGTTGCTGTCCCAAGCAACCAATTTATAGGACTTGGAGGTGTTGGAGATGTAAGATGTACAGATCCTCGTGGGAGCTTCTATTGTAATCCTTTTTCCACTTCTATTCCACCCATCAGTTTCCAGCCGGCAATTCTCAATAATGAGcagaataggtgggccacacgctccAGTGTAGTTCAGGAACCTGGTATTTTGTCCATAGATCTCAGCAGATCACCTCTTCacgaacaacaacaacaacagcagcagcggcGGCGGCGGCGGCGGCGTTATCTGCATAACATTAGTGGACCAAATGCTAATATATTTGCACCACAAATTCGCAATCCATACGGTACATTTGATCCATTGCGTGGTTTTACTGCAAGTGCTCAAGAGGAAGCTGGGCGATTTGGACGCACGGATAATCATCACGTGGCCCCTGTCTGGAGTAGATGGAGAACCAATAACACATTACAGCATTGTACGGCACCTCCTGTTGTTGGAACCATAGGCGGCATTGCTGCACAAAGTCATTCAG AAATGCTCAATTTAGCGGATGCAGGAGGCCTTGTTCACCCTGCTAAAGGTCTTCGTGGTCGAGCTGCTAAGAGTAAATCAATTCAAACAGCTACTGGAGGCAAGTTAACCGTACAAGACAATCTGAGCATCCAGCCCACCAACTGTCATCCCAGTCAAGCTTATGAGAAGAAAGAAATTCGAATTATCCAACCATCTGCTAAAG CATTGCAGGTTTTTCCAGAGCCCCAACTGAATGGACACCATCTCAGCATGGATTTGATGGGTCCACCACATCCTCAGAACAAAGTTACAACCAAAACTACATCAGATGGAGTGAGTGAGCTTTTTTCTCTTCATGCCCTCAACATCAATTCTTACTACACAGTTATAGAGCAAGCTGACAAGAATAACAGAAAAAGAG GACCTGATGACTATCAATCTTCCAGCTTCCAGACTGGAGAGAAGTGCTACATTTGCAAAAGGGATGTTGATTACGCACCGACAGGCACCATGTCCAGGTCCAGC